The DNA sequence CGGGGAGGGCACTCCGCGGCACCACGGCGTCCTGGACCGCGAGGTCGGGGGAGATCCGCCCCATGGCCCCGAACGCCTTCTTCCGTCCCTGCCAGAGCTTCGCGCGCTCGGCGGCGGTCGATGCCGTGCGGACCTCGGTGGCCTGGTGCGACCGGAGCAGGGCATCCACCTGTGCCGCCTCGGCGGCGACGGCCTCCGCGGTCCCGTCGAGCTCGACGAGGAGGACGGCCGCGGCCTCCACTGGATAGCCCGCGGCGTAGATCGAGGCCTCCACCGCGCGCACGCAGGCCTGGTCCATCATCTCCATGGCGGCGGGGACGATGCCGTCGGCGATGATGGCGCTCACGGCTTCACTCGCGGCGCGGATGGACGGGAAGGCGGCGAGGAGGGTACGGACGGCCGCGGGGAGCGGCTCGAGCCGGAGGGTAATCTCGGTTGCAATCCCGAACATGCCCTCGCTTCCCACGAAGAGCCCGACCAGGTCGGGGCCCCAGGCGTCGCTGCTGGAGGAGCCGATGCGCACCAGTTCGGCGTTTGGCAGCAGGACCTCGAGCTCCACAACATGGTTGGTCGTGACCCCGTACTTCAGGCAGTGCGGCCCGCCGGCGTTTTCTGCGACGTTGCCGCCCAGCGTGCATGCGCTCTGGCTCGAGGGGTCGGGGGCGTAGTGCAGGCCATGCGGCAGCGCCGCCTCCGAGAGGCGTGCATTGACCACACCGGGCTCGACCACGGCGCGCCGGTGCTTCGGGTCGAGCTGCAGGATGCGGTTGAGCCGGGTGAGGACCACCAGTACCGCTTCCTTCCCCGCCAGGGCCCCGCCGGAGAGTCCGGTGCCGGCGCCGCGCGCCACGAAGGGCACACTGGCGAGGTGGAGGAGGCGGATGACCTCGATGAGTTCCTGTCGGGTGCCGGGTAGGACGGCGAGGGCGGGACGGGAAGCGTGGGTGGGGAGGCCGTCCGCCTCGTAGACGGCGAGCTCGGCGGGGCGGGCACGGACCCAGCGGGCTCCGACAATCCGGCCCAGTTCGGTGGCGAGCGCCACGCTCACTGCGCGATGGCGATGTCGGGGTGAGGCCCGCCCTTCCCGTTGGTCTGGGCGCGGGAGTGGACCCTGGCGCGAACCGCGGCCTCGGCGGCCAGGGGCGGCAGGAGTTCCAGCAGCAGGGCGATCCGCTCGGAGGCGGTGCGCAACTCCAGCAGCCTCCGCTTCACCTCGAACTCGAAATCCACCGCGGCCGCCACCTGGAAGGAGAGCGGCTCGGCTTGCTCCGCCCACGGGGAGTGCTCGCTGCTTCCCCCGAGCAGATCCATCGCGGCGAGGTAGCTCGTCGCCACTTCCCGGAGCGCGGTCAGCGCTTCCTCGGGCACGTCCGGCCCGGCGAGATCCTCGAAGGTGTCCACGAGACCGATCAGGTAGGGCGTCTCCGCGGCGAGCGTCTGCCGGAGGAGGAACCGCCGCTCGCCCACCACGACAATATTGCTGCGGCCGTCGGGAAGCTGGTGCGACGCGCGGATGCGGGCGATGCACCCGACGGTGCCGGACCGGGGAGTGCCACCATCGCGCGAGGGGGGGAGGAGCCCGAACCGCTCGTCGGCTGCGAGGCAGTCGGTGAGCATGGTACGGTACCTGGGCTCAAAGATGTGGAGCGGGAGCGGGGTCCCGGGGAACAGCACCACTTCGAGCGGGAAGAGCGGGAGCCGGGATGGCATGCAGGAATGTAGCGCATTTCCGGCTGCAGGGGACGGTCGCCCGACCCGGTGCGGCCATGGGGAGGCCGCACCGCGGTCTCCCCAGAATGCCGGGCGGTGTCCGCCCTAGGCGGCGCCCCACATGCCGTTCAGGCCCTTGACGTCCGGAGCCTGGCGGAGCTTCTCGAACGCGCGCTCGCGGATCTGGCGAATCCGCTCGCGGGTGACGCCGAGCAGCTCGCCGATGCGCTCCAGGGTGAGGGCGTCGGAGCCTTCCTCGAGTCCGTAGTAGAGATAGAGGATCTTGCGTTCGCGGGGGGTGAGGTACTGATCGAAGAGGCGGTCGATAAACTCGCGGGTGAGCCGGGCATCGGTCTGCTCCTCGATATCGGCGCTTCCCGAACCCTGGAACCGGTCGCCGAAGGTGCTCGAGCCCCGGTCCGTCCGCTCCACGGGGGCGTCGAGTGACATCTCTCCAGAACTCATCCGTCGCGCCAGCCGCACATTCTCCACCGTTTCGTTCAGGGCGGTGGCCACTTCCCGGTCCGTCGGCTCCCGACCCATTTCCTGCGCCAGGAAGCTCTCCGCACGCGACATCTTGATGAGGGCAGAATTCTGATTGAGGGGAATACGGACGCTGCGGGTCTGTTCAGCAAGAGCCTTGAGCACGGCCTGACGCACCCACCAGACCGCGTAGGAGATGAACTTGACGCCGTGATCGGGGTCGAACTTCCGCACCGCCTTCAGCAACCCCTCGTTGCCGATGGCGACCAGCTCCGAGAGATCGAGCCCGTGCCCCTGGTACTTCTTCACGTAGGAGATCACGAACCGGAGGTTGGCGGTCACCAGGCGTTCGGCCGCCTTGGCGTCCCCATCCTGGGCCAGCCGCGCAAGGCGCTTCTCTTCGGCGGGGTCCGAAATCATGGGGAGCTTCTGGATGTCGTGGAGGTATTGGTCGAATGCCCCGGTCGGTACGGCGCGAAAGAGGGCTTTGGGCTTGGTGGCACTACCGTGAGCCATGGCGATCCCCGTGGGTCGTGG is a window from the Gemmatimonadales bacterium genome containing:
- a CDS encoding FAD-linked oxidase C-terminal domain-containing protein, whose amino-acid sequence is MALATELGRIVGARWVRARPAELAVYEADGLPTHASRPALAVLPGTRQELIEVIRLLHLASVPFVARGAGTGLSGGALAGKEAVLVVLTRLNRILQLDPKHRRAVVEPGVVNARLSEAALPHGLHYAPDPSSQSACTLGGNVAENAGGPHCLKYGVTTNHVVELEVLLPNAELVRIGSSSSDAWGPDLVGLFVGSEGMFGIATEITLRLEPLPAAVRTLLAAFPSIRAASEAVSAIIADGIVPAAMEMMDQACVRAVEASIYAAGYPVEAAAVLLVELDGTAEAVAAEAAQVDALLRSHQATEVRTASTAAERAKLWQGRKKAFGAMGRISPDLAVQDAVVPRSALPDILDRVAAIAAHYRLDVANVFHAGDGNLHPNISFDGRDPDMVARVHAANHDIMHACLAVGGSITGEHGVGSDKLAYMPDAFDAETLGAMRAVRLVFDPGARANPGKVIPYHACREWRRGGTV
- a CDS encoding LON peptidase substrate-binding domain-containing protein — encoded protein: MPSRLPLFPLEVVLFPGTPLPLHIFEPRYRTMLTDCLAADERFGLLPPSRDGGTPRSGTVGCIARIRASHQLPDGRSNIVVVGERRFLLRQTLAAETPYLIGLVDTFEDLAGPDVPEEALTALREVATSYLAAMDLLGGSSEHSPWAEQAEPLSFQVAAAVDFEFEVKRRLLELRTASERIALLLELLPPLAAEAAVRARVHSRAQTNGKGGPHPDIAIAQ
- a CDS encoding RNA polymerase sigma factor RpoD/SigA, which produces MAHGSATKPKALFRAVPTGAFDQYLHDIQKLPMISDPAEEKRLARLAQDGDAKAAERLVTANLRFVISYVKKYQGHGLDLSELVAIGNEGLLKAVRKFDPDHGVKFISYAVWWVRQAVLKALAEQTRSVRIPLNQNSALIKMSRAESFLAQEMGREPTDREVATALNETVENVRLARRMSSGEMSLDAPVERTDRGSSTFGDRFQGSGSADIEEQTDARLTREFIDRLFDQYLTPRERKILYLYYGLEEGSDALTLERIGELLGVTRERIRQIRERAFEKLRQAPDVKGLNGMWGAA